The region GCTTATATAGTTGGAAGAAGAAGTTTGAGCACAAAGGAGAGGCTGGCTTAAAAGTTACCTATGACACTAAGAGCAAAGAGCTAAAAGAGGCAGAAGAGGAAAATCGCATTCTACGCAAGCTACTAAGCAATAAAGAAATAGAATTAGAGGTACAAAGGGAGCTTTTAAAAAAAAAGTTTGGGACATCGGATCCAAGAAAGATTTAGTGAACTATATTTATGAAAAGCATAAGTGTAGCAAGGCTAAAATCATAAAGATGGTAGGTATCGTTACTAGTAGCTATTATAGACAACGTAGTTTTGGAAAGAAAGGTAATCATCCGACGGTAGCGACCTTTCATCAAAAAAATGGTTTTGTAAGCCAATCAGTTGTTGTAAAGTCTATTAAAGATATTTTAAAACACGAATTTATAGATTGTGGTTATCGGTTGATGACCAAATATCTAAATAGAGATGGCTACCTAATAAATCATAAAAAACTATACCGAATTATTAAAGAAGAAGGTCTTTTAAAACTCGAGAATAGAATTAATAGAAGTGGTTCTGGACGTAAGTTTGTGAAATTTAGGAAGGTTTATACTTCCAGACCATTGCAATGTTTAGAAATGGATATTAAAATGGTGTGGGTACCAAATGTTGGTAAAAACGCTTATTTGCTATCTATAATTGATGTTCATACACGAAGAATTTTAAAGGATTATTTTTCTTTCAATATAAAGCAAAATCATGTTATAGACTTACTCTCGACACTCTTTGACGAATATAATTATCCTGAAAGTGTAGTTATTAGGAGTGATAATGGTAGTCAATTTATAGCTAAAAGTGTCCGCGAGTATTTAGGCTTAATAGGTGTGCAGCAAGAATTTACACACGTTGCAACACCTGAAGAAAATGCTCATATAGAAGCCTATCATGGCATCTTGAAGAAGGAAGTATTTTCCAGATTCGACTATCGCACTTTTGGAGCGATCCAACAGATATTGAAAAGATTTGTGTCGTTTTACAACAATGAACGACTTCACGGACTCTTAGGAAGAATTACTCCTATGGAGAAATGGAACTTAGATAAACATCTAATAATAATGAAAAAATTAACCGCGTAATTAAAAATCGAAATTTAGAATATTACTCTTGTTTTATAGGGGTCAAAACAATTGGTATTTAAAGTTGTATTCTTTAAAATTGTACCATCAGTTTTTTTACTGAATTCTATTTGATTTTCTTTATCGTAATAAATATCAGAAGAAGAGGTGAACGCTAACTTTGCGATGTTAATAATTTTATCATCATAAGCACTCACATTATTCATTCCTTCAATCATCTTAAAATTGGAGCGCGTTGCATTGAATACTAATAGAAATTGTTGAGAAGTGGCCTTTTCAATTAATTTTGCTATAAAATCTTTATGCTCAAATTTTTCATCATTAGCATTTGGGCTTATTTGGACCGAGTAAACAACATGTCCAGACTGAGCGATTACAAAGTTTGTAACAAATAATAATAGAATTTGCACGTATTTCATAAATTAATAATTTTATTAAGAAAGATACTTATTTTATTCACACTTAAAATCTAATTCTTAATTCATTCAAATGGATTTAAATCATTTCATCGAACTTGAAGTACTTTCAACCGTTTTCTCAACAATTTTATAGAATTCATCTTCCAAAATCAATTTATGGTTGACGTCTTTTATTGATAATTTTAACTTACTATC is a window of Flavobacterium acetivorans DNA encoding:
- a CDS encoding transposase; protein product: MKYKKWTLTQKLEIITASEDMGIVEACRKYGVSTGSLYSWKKKFEHKGEAGLKVTYDTKSKELKEAEEENRILRKLLSNKEIELEVQRELLKKKFGTSDPRKI
- a CDS encoding IS3 family transposase, whose product is MNYIYEKHKCSKAKIIKMVGIVTSSYYRQRSFGKKGNHPTVATFHQKNGFVSQSVVVKSIKDILKHEFIDCGYRLMTKYLNRDGYLINHKKLYRIIKEEGLLKLENRINRSGSGRKFVKFRKVYTSRPLQCLEMDIKMVWVPNVGKNAYLLSIIDVHTRRILKDYFSFNIKQNHVIDLLSTLFDEYNYPESVVIRSDNGSQFIAKSVREYLGLIGVQQEFTHVATPEENAHIEAYHGILKKEVFSRFDYRTFGAIQQILKRFVSFYNNERLHGLLGRITPMEKWNLDKHLIIMKKLTA